The Flammeovirga pectinis genomic interval GGGTAAATGTTTCCGACCAAACAGTACTATCAATAGCAAATGTACCCTCTAAATCAATATATTTCGCCCAATTTATTTCCTTAACTCTATCATACAATTCTTGCTCATTTCTAGCTCTGAATTGTTTAATTGGTAATAGAATTTTTAAAGCAGTTCTTAAATGGAGGTTCGCTTTGTAGAGAACTTCAGTGTCCCCTTCAAAAGTTACAGCTCTATTTCCTGCTTTTACGTTTGTTGCACCTATTTGTATAAGTTCCTTTTTTAAGACTTCTTCTAAACCAAAAAAGGTTTTAGCGGTCATAGGAAAAATTTGATCTTGATCTGCCAAAGTATTCGGAGTTTTATAATCTATTGCTGCAAATGTACATAGAAAATATTTGAGACAATACTTTACAAAGAATCATTGACAATCCTCTAAATTTTATTCATTAAAATAATATCATCAATTTTCTCAGATCTAGCCAATGTATATACAACTCCTCCATGATTTAAATGATGCACATTTTCTGGATATTGCTTCTTAATATTATCAATAACTGCCCATACTGTAAGGTGGCCGGGATAAGACTTAATATCTTCTTCATGCATTGCACCAACCTTAAGTCCCATCTGTACTGTTTTGCCATTTTGAAAATGAACAACAACACAAATTGGCGTTTCTTTATCAAGTTCTGGATAAAATAAGTAGATTCCGTTTTGTCCTTGATGTTCATCATCTATCTCATATTCTCCAGAATTAGCAATTGCTTCTTCAAATTCTTCCAAAGTCTGACCAAATTGAAAACCAAAAGGGTATTCTTGAGCAAAAGAAAAAAGAGAGGTCAACGTAAATAAAGTAGTTATCAATAATAATTTCATTGCAATAATTGTTTTGATTTATATGGGTTTATAACTAATATAAAAAATCAATTTTGCCTATCTTAAATTAAATTGTGCTAACAACCATATTCTAAAAAAATTAGTATTAAATCATCATGAATGAATATCAATTGCAAAAATTAATACAAAACGGTGAGTCTAAGACATTAGAATTTAAACTTAAAGTAACAAAACCTACTCGGTTTGCTAAAACACTTTCATCTATTGCGAATACTAAGGGAGGAATACTTTTAGTTGGCGTTAACGATCAGCAGGAAATAATAGGTATAGACCCTTTTAAAGAACAAAATGCGATAGAAGAAATACTCAAACACCATATAACTCCCACCTTAGTAATTAATTTTGTCACCATTGAAACTGATAACGGTATTGTTTTACTTTTAGAAATCCCAAATAGTCCATTAAAACCACATAAAGCACTTTCAAGAGAAGGAAAATGGATAACTCATATCAGATACAATGACAAAAGCATAGAAATGTCTAATAAATCAATAAAGTTAGCTACTAATGAACAAATAAGTGAGCCTGTAAAACTGAAAAGGAAATTTACAAAGCAAGAAACATCACTTTTAGATTTTCTTTCCGAAAATGAAAAAATCACACTAAAACAATTCTGTCAGCTAGTTAATTTTTCAGAAAGAAGAGCCCGACGTATTCTGCATGAATTAACAGTCATCGGGCTACTTCAAGAACATTCAATAGAAAAAGATATTTTTTATTCGTTAGGATAAAGTAAAGGATTTACTATTTGAACCATAGCGAGTATCATTGCTTGTTCATAATATTCTGTTCTTCCTAACGCCCCCAAAGTTAAAGAGCCTACTGCTCCACCTTTCTGTTTTGAACCAACTTCATTAAATACCTGATCGTTGGCATAACCTAACTCAATACCACTTTCAACAAGTTTCTGTACTTTAGGAGGAAGATAAAAGATGCCAGTTTGCCCTTTACCTTTACGTCCATCTTTATCAATAATACACATCCAAGCAAAAGCAAACATCTTCCCTTCTTCGTCGGTATCAATACCTCCTTCCATACCTACCCAATAATCTGCATCTGTTGCTACCTTTCTAGCATTAGTAGCTCGGTTTAAAGCTCCATCCCAAGTTTCTTTAGATGTCATAGGCTGATCTGCCACTCCGGAAGGCACATCTACTCCTTCTACTTGAAACTCTATTTTTGGTAATATTTTATTCATTCCTGATAAAGCCGCATTGATTTTAACAGGATTTTTTGATGCTACAACTATTTTTTTATTCATATTTTGAACATTTTCTATTATTTTTAACAATGTAAGTTGAAAATATAAACGAAATCTATTACTTTTGACTTACTTTTAAGCTACAAACGTAATAAAGCATTCCGTTTTCATCAAATATCTTAAAAAAGTCATGTTAAAGAACCTTTTGATCAAAAATTACGCATTAATTGAGCATACAGAGATAAGCCCTGATAAAGGATTAAACATTATCACTGGTGAAACTGGTGCAGGTAAATCTATTATGTTAGGTGCTCTTGGTCTTTTAAAAGGTGGGCGAGCTGATACAAAAGCATTGTTCGATCAAAAATCAAAATGCATTATTGAAGGAGCCTTTGACATCTCTTCTTATAAGATGGAATCAATTTTTATTGATTTAGAACTTGACTACGAAAAGATAACTTTATTAAGAAGAGAAATAACCCCGAGTGGCAAATCAAGAGCATTTATAAACGACACTCCTGTACGTTTAGATGTTATGCGAAAAATTAGTGAGCGTTTAATGGATATCCATTCACAACACGACACTATGCAACTCGGTTCAAACATATACCAACTTAACCTAGTTGATACTTATGGTAAACTAGAAGGTAAAGTTGAACACGTATTTGTAGCTTATAAACAATACAAAAAAACAGCTCAGGCATATAAACAACTTCTTGATGAATACCATCAGGTAAAAGAAGAATTTGAGTTCAATCAGTTTCAGCTTAAAGAATTAGACGATGCTAATTTAGACGACATCGATCAAGATGAATTAGAAAAAGAACTTGAGAAGTTAGAAAACGCTGAAAATATTAAAGTTGCTTTAAATACAGTGTTAGATGCACTTAGCAGGTCTGATTACTCTGCTGATGCTACAATATATTCTGCAATTACAGATGTAAATGGTCTGGCAGATTATTCTAAAACATTATCAGATATAAGAGAACGTTTAGATAGCTGTCATATAGAACTTCGTGATATTATTTCTGAAATAGAATCTGAAGAAGACAATTTATTTTTTGATCAAGAACGTATTTTCATGATCAAAGAGACTTTAGATCAACTTTATGGACTACAACAAAAACATAGAGTCAATGATCTTTTGGAATTAATTGAAAAAAGAGACACAATCCGTGAGAAAGTAGAAAAAGTAGAGAGTTTTGATGAAGCTCTTCTCGAAGCAGAAACAGAAAAGAAAGCAGCGTACGAAGCAATGCTAGAAATTTCTGAAATTCTTTCTTCTGCACGTAAAAAAGTAATTGCTCCTTTAGCTGAACAATTAAATGCTACACTTTCTGATTTAGGAATGCCTAACGGTCACCTTGTTATTGACCAAAGAGAAACAGAACCCGCTGCTTCTGGTATGGATGAAGTTGAAATTCTCTTTACAGCAAATAAAGGCCGCAGTCCACTTCCATTAAGAGATGTTGCTTCTGGAGGTGAATTTTCTAGATTAATGCTCGCTATTAAATATATTCTAGCAAGTAAAACTGCTTTACCAACAATCATCTTTGATGAAATCGACACAGGTATATCAGGTGAGATTGCAATTAAGGTTGGTAATATCATGGAAGAAATGGGTAGTAATCATCAAGTGTTTACTATTAGCCACTTACCTCAAATTGCAGCATTAGGCTCTAAACATTATTTTGTATACAAAGACCATGAGGGTATTTCTACAGTAAGTAAAATTAGAACTCTAGACCATTCTGAACGTGTTACCGAAATTGCTCAAATGATTGGAGGTTCACATCCAAGTGAGGGGGCGTATCAAAGTGCAAAAGAATTAATAGGGTAATAAAAGATATAATAAGTTCTAGAGGCAGCCTACAAATTCCGTTTCGCCGCTTCTAGGACTTTCTACTTTAAAACTTAACATCTTATTTAATAAATCGACCTCTCCTTTTAAAGATTCTTCAGATTCATTACAACGTAGCGTAAAAAGATCTTCAGACAATTCGTCTGTTACCAATGGCATTGTTTCTCCACTTTGGCAACCATCCATAATTATTTCTAATCTTAATTCGTTTGCATCATCCATTGTGATAGATGTCTGACAATCCATCTCGTATTTAATATCATCTTCTACTCTAAATAGTTTACCTGAGTAGCATCCGGTTGCTCTTGTTAAGTCAACTCTTTCATTTAAATCTAACATAAGTCAAAAATAGGTAGTGTAGTAAATTTAAAATTAGCTGGATTAGATTATTTCAATATCTGAAGGTTATTTCCAAATTCTAATCTATTGTTTAAGTGATAAATAAAGGATATTTATCTCTTTTTATCAAAGAATACTTCAAAAACTTAAAGAAATAATCACAAAACAGTTTTTAGCTAATTCAAACTTTGCTTAATGTCTAAATTAAATTACGTAAAAAGTGATAATCAGCTTAAAAATCATTTTATAAAAATTGTAATAAATCAACTAGACCTTGTATGTTTGCAGCATTAAAATTATTCTAACTGGAAAATAATACATCATATTTTTTAAGTCATGGACGCAATAAAAAGCACTAAATTAGAATTCGAAAATGCCACTGGAGTATACCACGGCAAAGTCAGAGATGTGTATTTCTTCGGTAAGAAGATTGCAATCGTTGCCACCGACCGAATTTCAGCATTCGATGTTGTTCTAAATAGAGCAATACCTTACAAAGGACAAGTGCTGAACCAAATTGCAGAAAAATTTCTTAAAATGACTGCAGACATTGTTCCGAACTGGTTAGAATCTACTCCACACTCAAATGTTCATATCGGTAAAAACTGTGAAGCTTTTGCTGTTGAAATGGTTATTAGAGGATATTTAGCAGGGCATGCTTGGAGAGAATATAAAGCAGGAAAAAGGATTCTTTGTGGTGTCGCTCTTCCTGAAGGGTTAAAAGAAAACGATAAACTTCCTGAACCAATCATTACTCCTACTACAAAAGCAATGGAAGGGCACGATGAAGATATTTCTAGAGAAGAAATTCTTGCTCAAGGCGTTGTTTCTGAAGAGGACTATGTTCAGTTAGAGAAATATACAAAAGCATTATTTAATAAAGGGACTGAATTTGCTAGAGAAAGAGGTCTTATTCTTGTTGATACTAAATATGAATTTGGTAAAGTAGAGGATAAAATCTATCTAATTGATGAAGTTCACACGCCAGATTCTTCGCGTTATTTTTATGCAGAAGGATACCAAGAGCGCCAAGATAAAGATGAACCACAGAAACAACTTTCTAAAGAATTTGTTCGTCAATGGTTAATTGAAAATGGTTTTCAAGGAAAAGATGGTCAAGAACAACCAATAATGTCAGATGAGTTTGTAAATTCTGTTTCTGATAGATATATTGAACTTTACGAAAACATAACAGGCGAAAAATTTGAAAAATCATCTTATGTAAATCAAGAAGATGAAATTTTCAAAGCAATTAATACACAATTAGGATAATTTAATGTTGTCTTGTAAAAAACTGTGTATATTGCAATCGTATTAAAATAGACTATATAAAGAAATTATGAGATTTTCTGTAAATAAAAGCGAGAAATATACCGTACTTATTCCTGAAGAAGAAAAATTAGACTCTTTAAAGGCACCTCAATTAAAAGCTGAGATTGTCACTATGTTCCAATCTGGTACTGAGAATTTAATTATCGATTTATCAAACGTAAAATACGTTGATTCATCAGGACTTAGCTCTATTTTAGTTGCTAATCGTTTAGCTGGTGAAGTGAACGGTAGATTAGTTCTTGCAGGCTTAAATGAGCATGTAATGAAACTTATCAAAATTTCTAAGTTAGAAACTGTATTGAACTTGTTGCCAACAGTGCAAGAAGCTATTGATTCAGTTTTCTTACATGAAATTGAAAAAGATATTGAAGGTGAAGACGAAAACTAAGTCTTCCTCTTATAAGATATAAATAAAAGCTCGATTCCTAATCTTTAGGACTCGAGCTTTTCTAGTGATTATAGGTACTACTAACATTCAAACCGTTGTCATTCGAAATCACCATATTAGGTTCTAGTGCCGCCGTTCCTGTAAAAGGTAGGCACATGACATCACAACATGTACGTATAGGAAATCAGCAATTTTTAATTGATTGTGGTGAAGCTACGCAACATCAATTGATAAATTTAGGAATCAGTTTGCATAAAATTGAACATATATTTATCAGTCATTTGCATGGCGATCACTTTTTTGGTCTCCCAGGATTATTATCTACGATGAATATGCAACGTAGAACAGATCCGCTATATATTCATGGACCTAGAGGTTTAGATGAAGTACTTCTTGCCAACTTTAAGCACACAAAAACTGACCTAAGTTTTAAGGTCTTTTTGTACGATAATCCAACTATGTTTCCAGAAGTAATTTATGAAAATGAAAAACTTACTGTAGAAACTATACCACTCACTCACCGTGTACCTTGTACTGGATTTCTATTTAGAGAAAAACAAAAGCAGTACAGAATAATACCTGAAAAACTACCTTCTGGGTTACCTTTCGAAGCTTTTAGAGCTTTAAAAAGAGGAGAAGATATTGATTTCCAAGGAGAACAGATATTCTATAAAAATGTTACTCTCCCTCCAAGAAAATCTAGATCTTATGCCTTTTGCTCTGATACAAAATATAGCAAGAGTGTTATTTCTAAAGTTTATGGTGTAGATTTATTATACCATGAGTCTACATTTATGCACAGGCATTTAGACAGAGCTAATACTACTTTTCACACCACTGCACACCAAGCAGGAACTGTTGCAAAAGAAGCAAAAGTTGGCGAATTACTAATTGGTCATTTTTCTGCTCGATACGGCGATTTGAACAATCTTTTAGAGGAAGCTCGTGAAGAATTCCCAAATACAGAATTAGCAAAAGAAGGAAAACAATTCACAATCTTAGAACGCGAATAGTATCATATATTCTCATTTTACTTGCTATAACAATTTTCTAAACCGAATCCCTTTGCTTTAGAATCCACATTGTATTTACAGCTTTACTCTATAAATCCTATCAGAAAAGGACAATTTATTGTATATTGTCGTATCAATATAAATATAAAATTATGCCGTTCGGATTTTTCAAAAAGAAGAAGAAAGAAGAGAAACATTACGATCCTACAAATATTACAATTAAAGATATTAGAAAAGGATATGTATTAGATTACGACTTACAAAGTTGGGAGGTTACTGAAGAATTTGAATATGATTGGGGAGACAATGACTTCTCTTATGAATTTAAATTAGAAAGTGCTACAGATGCTGTTTTTTTAAGCATTGAGGACAATGACTTTCTTACAGGAACAATATCAAGAAAATTAAAATGGGGTAAACTCCCTGACGCTGTTGATGATGCTCTTGAATCTAAAGGTAAACCACCAAAGAAAATTGTTTATGATGGTAAAGTATATTACCGTGATACAAAATCTGTAGGTTATTGGAGAAATATTGAAAATAAAGACAGTGCACCATATATGGTCTGGGAATATTATGATGACTCAGAAAAATATGTACTCTCTTTAGAACAATTTGATGATGAAGAATTTGAAGCATCACTTGGTATCGTAGAAGAGCCAGATGCTTTTAGTAATATACTACCAACCACTTAGTATTAAATATCGTTTACATAAGAAACGCATTAATTTCTAAGTAAATCAAACAACTATTAAAAATGAGAAAAATTCTCGCACTTATTTCTTTCCTGTTTTTGATTTCATGTACATCTCAGGAAACATTCAAAAAAAACCCTGTCGATCAATTAATTGTCAGCATGACTAACGTGAATAATTTCACAATTATTCTACAAGATATAGATGCTGAA includes:
- the yjjX gene encoding inosine/xanthosine triphosphatase, whose protein sequence is MNKKIVVASKNPVKINAALSGMNKILPKIEFQVEGVDVPSGVADQPMTSKETWDGALNRATNARKVATDADYWVGMEGGIDTDEEGKMFAFAWMCIIDKDGRKGKGQTGIFYLPPKVQKLVESGIELGYANDQVFNEVGSKQKGGAVGSLTLGALGRTEYYEQAMILAMVQIVNPLLYPNE
- a CDS encoding phosphoribosylaminoimidazolesuccinocarboxamide synthase — its product is MDAIKSTKLEFENATGVYHGKVRDVYFFGKKIAIVATDRISAFDVVLNRAIPYKGQVLNQIAEKFLKMTADIVPNWLESTPHSNVHIGKNCEAFAVEMVIRGYLAGHAWREYKAGKRILCGVALPEGLKENDKLPEPIITPTTKAMEGHDEDISREEILAQGVVSEEDYVQLEKYTKALFNKGTEFARERGLILVDTKYEFGKVEDKIYLIDEVHTPDSSRYFYAEGYQERQDKDEPQKQLSKEFVRQWLIENGFQGKDGQEQPIMSDEFVNSVSDRYIELYENITGEKFEKSSYVNQEDEIFKAINTQLG
- a CDS encoding ribonuclease Z, with product MSFEITILGSSAAVPVKGRHMTSQHVRIGNQQFLIDCGEATQHQLINLGISLHKIEHIFISHLHGDHFFGLPGLLSTMNMQRRTDPLYIHGPRGLDEVLLANFKHTKTDLSFKVFLYDNPTMFPEVIYENEKLTVETIPLTHRVPCTGFLFREKQKQYRIIPEKLPSGLPFEAFRALKRGEDIDFQGEQIFYKNVTLPPRKSRSYAFCSDTKYSKSVISKVYGVDLLYHESTFMHRHLDRANTTFHTTAHQAGTVAKEAKVGELLIGHFSARYGDLNNLLEEAREEFPNTELAKEGKQFTILERE
- a CDS encoding STAS domain-containing protein — its product is MRFSVNKSEKYTVLIPEEEKLDSLKAPQLKAEIVTMFQSGTENLIIDLSNVKYVDSSGLSSILVANRLAGEVNGRLVLAGLNEHVMKLIKISKLETVLNLLPTVQEAIDSVFLHEIEKDIEGEDEN
- the recN gene encoding DNA repair protein RecN, giving the protein MLKNLLIKNYALIEHTEISPDKGLNIITGETGAGKSIMLGALGLLKGGRADTKALFDQKSKCIIEGAFDISSYKMESIFIDLELDYEKITLLRREITPSGKSRAFINDTPVRLDVMRKISERLMDIHSQHDTMQLGSNIYQLNLVDTYGKLEGKVEHVFVAYKQYKKTAQAYKQLLDEYHQVKEEFEFNQFQLKELDDANLDDIDQDELEKELEKLENAENIKVALNTVLDALSRSDYSADATIYSAITDVNGLADYSKTLSDIRERLDSCHIELRDIISEIESEEDNLFFDQERIFMIKETLDQLYGLQQKHRVNDLLELIEKRDTIREKVEKVESFDEALLEAETEKKAAYEAMLEISEILSSARKKVIAPLAEQLNATLSDLGMPNGHLVIDQRETEPAASGMDEVEILFTANKGRSPLPLRDVASGGEFSRLMLAIKYILASKTALPTIIFDEIDTGISGEIAIKVGNIMEEMGSNHQVFTISHLPQIAALGSKHYFVYKDHEGISTVSKIRTLDHSERVTEIAQMIGGSHPSEGAYQSAKELIG
- a CDS encoding AlbA family DNA-binding domain-containing protein; this encodes MNEYQLQKLIQNGESKTLEFKLKVTKPTRFAKTLSSIANTKGGILLVGVNDQQEIIGIDPFKEQNAIEEILKHHITPTLVINFVTIETDNGIVLLLEIPNSPLKPHKALSREGKWITHIRYNDKSIEMSNKSIKLATNEQISEPVKLKRKFTKQETSLLDFLSENEKITLKQFCQLVNFSERRARRILHELTVIGLLQEHSIEKDIFYSLG
- a CDS encoding DUF4178 domain-containing protein, whose translation is MPFGFFKKKKKEEKHYDPTNITIKDIRKGYVLDYDLQSWEVTEEFEYDWGDNDFSYEFKLESATDAVFLSIEDNDFLTGTISRKLKWGKLPDAVDDALESKGKPPKKIVYDGKVYYRDTKSVGYWRNIENKDSAPYMVWEYYDDSEKYVLSLEQFDDEEFEASLGIVEEPDAFSNILPTT